tgcagctatggTAAAAATTAGTATGATGTTTcctcaaaaagttgaaaatagaatAACCATGTAATCTAGTAATTTCACTTTGGAGTTTgtaccccaaagaattgaaaacagggacTTGAAGAGATATTTCTAAGCCCATGtacatagcaacattattcacaatagccaaaaggtagatgCAATTAAGCATCCACCGATGGATTCATAAAGTGTGGTATgtgcatttaacaaaatatgatTCATCCTGAAAAAGACATCCTGACACATGCCACACCATAAATGGGTCAACCTTCAAGATGTTATGCTAATGGATAAGCCTGtcacaaacagataaataatccATGTTTCCACTTAAAGGAATTACCTAAAGTAGTGAAatccatagaaatgaaaagtagATGGTGGTTGCCAATAACTGGgggcaaaacaataacaacagggAGTTATTGTTTGATAGGTACAGAGTTTGGATTTACAAGACACAGTGTCCTAGAGACAGATGGTGGTGATAGTTGCAAAACAGTGGGTATAAATTTAATACCACTGGACTATATTcttaaaattagttaaaatggTGAATTATGTTGTGAGAGTTTTACtacaatttaaaagtttttagtaAAATTAAATGGTGATTTGACTTAATGGTAAAAACAATAAAGCACTGAGTAACCAACTCTGTGGAGATAGTGGTCAATAAGATTTATAGGAGGCCATTGGTTTGTACTGAGCTTCTGCTTAAGGTCCAACAGGTcaaaccaaaatggagtcacttgtgCTAAAGTTCCACATGGCCGAACTAAAACTGAAGTGCTTACTTGACATTTCATGAAATCAGGAGACTGAGAAATAATAATCGAATCCCCAAACAGGCCAGTGTTAGCCCTCACAATAGGGAAGCCCCTTCGCTTTACACTttacaagaaaaataactttgaaatgatcaatctgctttttttccttctctatttctgATTTCCTCAGtctttttctatctataaaatTAGCCTCCTCTGCTTGGCTAAttaattctattctattctattttgtgAAATGAGGTGTTACCTGATTCTAGAATTTCAAACAAAAACCaattaagatatttaaatatttaaactgaaatggttgtaattttttcttttgactacAGGAAGACAAAATATAGGTATAAGTGCACAGATGGAGggagtaaaaataatttaaaatagaataattccaATTCAAAACCTCTGCCTGGCATACTACATGGTACCTCTAATAGAAAACAGACAAGGAAGAATTCACAGAGTGGTAGTAAAATCATTCTACTTTTAGAATCTGTTGGGTATCAACCCAACAGAGAGTATGCTGTCACAAAAATGATACCTCAAGACTGTGTAATATCATGAATGAAATGTTGATAATATTATTTGAGGAAGTGACATTGAAAGGTAAAATTGAAATATAGAATCATCTATGCATATGGACAAAGAATAGAAGGGAAAAAGCCAAATGGCATTCGTTCCTCTGTGAGAGTAGATgtattattttctgctttaaaacAGATCTTTAAAATTGCTATAATAGTATTTATACAAGAAATAATTCAAGTGGAATAAAACAGAATTTGCAAGGTTCTGCCTGTAAGAAAAGTAATTGCTCCAAAAAGTATAAGATTATAATTTCTTACAGAagaaataactttattttcaacCTCTGCAcaatggaaaaatggaaagtgTTGATAAGACTAGAAAAACACCATTTTTATTTGACACACAACAGGAGTTGTTCCAGGTTTTTCCAGTCAACCACATCCGGTCCCCCTGTTTTGATTGCTCTGGTGATATTCGCCAATATCTGATCCTGCAGAGCTTTGTATAGCTGACTTTTCTGAAATAGCTGTAAGGTCTTGGGGGAAaggagcctctttttttttttttttttaccctggcAATGCCTATCTCAGAGTTGAACAGGTCAACACTGCTATGGCTTGGATCTGGTATGTCCTTCAAAGGCTcatgttaaagacttggtcctcaGCATTATTTGGAGATTATGGAATTTTAGGTGGTGGGGCCCAGAGGGAGaaagttaggtcactggaggcatacCCCTGAAGAAGATTTGGGAACCTCagcccttctctttctctttgctttgcaGATTCCATGAGGTAAGCAGGCCTCCTCCACAAgatgcttccaccatgatgtagTGTCTCATAGGCCCAGAGGCAACAGGGCCAGGTGACCATgtactaaaacctctgaaaccatgagccaaaataaattttttcctccatttaagctgattatctcaggtactttgtcacatAACAGAAAGCTTACTAAACCAAATGTTAATTGAACAGAGTCTGCTAAGATAAACTCTTATCTATTGCCTTTAACCAATTTGTGTGTCAAATAATGCTGAAGCGTGTGAACTATATTACATGGACATGCACAAGAAAGCAAGGATGCGAGAGTTCACAAGTGTTGCAAATGTCAACAAGGTCAAAGGATCAGCATTTCACATCTCATGTGTCATTACACTAATCAACAGCATAAACCGTGGAGATACAACAGAATCTCTTTTCAGTGTGGCTTTATGTTTACTACATGGTTTGACCACATGTCATTCATGTCCCTGGAAAACCAATGTGTATAGACAAGAGAAGCTGACCTGACACTGTTAGTTTATGGGTGCTGCCAGTTGTGAGCTTTAGTGTGTAATAAAACATCTTAATGTACTCCCCTGTGCTACATTTCAACCCCTAAATTTGCAATATACTCCTCTTTTTTCCAGGTACTCTTCAGTTTCAATAGATGGGGGACTTGGCCTTTCCTGTGGTAAGGAATACAGAACAAATATAGAGTCTGTGAGTTTCTAAGAGAAAAGACATGTTAAGATTTTCCTGTGTTCACAAATAGCGGCTGTAGAAATAGTCCTGCGGTTCCAAACACACAGACAATTATAAATATCCAAAGAAATATTCTGTCTACCACCATGGCCACATATTTCCAGTCATCTTCTACctgaaatacaaacaaaaagtcaaagctatttttaaaaataaaaatcataaggaAGCATCTTCTgtttcataagttttttttttttttttttttttttggtactggggattgaactagctcagaggcactcaaccactgagccagttccccagccccattttgtatttttttatttagagatagggtctcaccaatagcacctcgccattgctgaggctggctttgaactcatgatcctcctgcttcagcctcccaagctgctgggattacagttgtatgccatcatgcccagctccataacgttttctttttcaaagatttccccagtacttttaaaaacaaatgttggtGGCACTTTGGTTAACCCATGCCTTCTAAGTAGTACCtataagaaattttgttttgagggctggggttgtggctcagtggtctagtgcccctgagttcaatccctggttaccaccTCTCACTccccaaaaaatgaaagaaattttgttttgtctgaAGAGGGTGGATGTGTCTCCATGGGTACCTCGTGGAGCTGGCTAGAGAGTATGCAGAAGACCTGGTGAGCCAGGAATCCCTAGGTCACAAAAGATTTTTCCCGACTACAGGAAACACTCCCAAGAAGCAGCTGCTAGATAGCTCAACTGTTGTCATTGGCACCACCGACCCCATGGCAAGCCTGGGGAGTGGGTGTGAAGCATGCAGTGGGGGGAGTGGAAGCCCTGAGGTACTGTTGAGGACCCTCTGAGCAGGAAGAGCAGCTTTTCAAACTGCAAAGTCTCTGCAGCTGTGTCTTGAGAGCCCTTCCTGGTGGCAATTAAGTCAACAGGAACGCTCTCTCTCCTAGATTTTACAAAGTGCCACCCCGAAGGTGAGTTTTTCCAGACTTTTTACCCTAGATAGCAGGCATTCCTAGTATCTGCCCCCGCACCCACGGGGTGCACATTAGCTCTCACAATATCCTTTCACTAAGAGATATGGATGCCAGCATCTGTCATGTAAAATAAACCCAGACGCCTGCACAAGTTTTCAGCTGCCCTGAGCTCGTCATCCTTATGGAGCAGAAAACTGGGATGATTTCCTTGAGctctctccttggagaatgagggaAGGCTTTGTGCTTCTATAGTTAGACTCTGGGCACCAGAAGCAGAATATGTGGATACTAAAAATATCCCCAAGGCTCATTCAATCCATCTCAAGTAGAACAAGCGGGATTGGAGTTGCTGAACACTGGAGCTCACACACCTTCTCCCACCACTTGGAGGCTGCAAAGCTCTGCAGTCAGTTCTTCCCCTCTGGAGGCAGCTTTTCCCTTTCCACCTTTCAATTTGTCAACATTTCTTGTGAAAGCGTTCTTGGTTTAGCTAACCAAGGTTGCCCTGGACATGCATTTTAACCAGTTTGAGATTTGAGGTTTACCTTAGTTGGTGGAGATTTGCTCTGACCCCTAGGTCAGTCCACCAGTAACTGCATAATAACAAAGCTGCCCGACTCTCTTACAAACACAACTCACACTGAGGATCTAAGTCTTTAAATGAGAGGAGATGTGCATTTACCTCCTTTGTTTCATTGTGGCTCTTCATATTTTCTGCTATGAATTGCACACTATCAATCACATCTTCAACTTCAGGAGAGTGCTCCAAATTCTCTGTTGCCCATTGTGAAGGCTGATGACTTAATCTTCTCTTGCTGGTGGCTGCCCCACTTGACTTATGACAGTGGCAGCATTCCTTCAGAAGTTTAGGTTCTCTGCTATTAGCAAACCTGACCTTGACAGGCTTACCTGAAAGACCTTCGGGATTTTGCTTGGAACTTTTTTCCTTCATCTTGTCCAGAGGCCGCCTCATCATCAAGATCTGTGGGAACAGCTGGAGGAAAATTGTCTTCACCCATTTGGGCATGGTGTGTGTTGTAGGGGTGCGATAGTGTATGTTTAACACAAACACGGTCACCACAATGGATAGTGTGACAAAGATCATGGTGAACAGCAGATACTCACCCACCAGAGGGATCACAAGAGAGGTGGACGGGATGGTTTCTGTAATGACCAGCAAAAACACAGTCAGGGAAAGCAGAACCGAGATGCAAAGTGTCACTTTTTCACCACAGTCTGAAGGAAGGTAAAAGACCAACACggtcagaaatgaaataaagagacaGGGGATGATCAGATTAATGGTGTAAAACATTGGCAGTCTCCGAATGTAGAAGGAATAGGTTATGTCTGTGTATATCTCTTCGCAACAGTTGTATTTTATGTCATGCTTGTAGCCAGAGGCATCAACAATTTCCCATTCACTGTTTTCCCAAAAGTCATTCATGTCTACTTTAGAGCCAACGATTAGAAGATCAATTTCAGCTTTATCGTAGGTCCAGGAACCAAACTTCAGGGAACAATTTTGATGATCAAAAGGGAAGAAGGTGATATCCATAGGACAGGAACTCTTAAAAATAGCTGGTGGGGTCCAGGTGATCATGCCGTCGTATTTAAGAAGGGCTTTTGTCTTGCCTTCGATTTGGAAATCACCAACAGCACtgtaaaataaatcagacacatCAATACGACTCCCTGTGGATTGGCATGTGCCAAAAGTAACTTGGAAAAGAGACCATGACTGTCAGACACCCATACTTGTTATAGAGAACAATGTCAGGCTTCCAAATCTTATCCGCTGGAACACGAATAGTCTCAATGCCATCATATTCCATTGGATCCCAGCGCAATTTATAATCATTCCAGatctgaaatgaataaaaataatttaaaaaattttaaataactatctTCCAATGCTAACCTTATGTTGgatcaacagatttttttttaaaaaaaataaattattatttgaagagTGCAGAGTTTCTAGCAAAAGTTGGGAAATTATATACATGGGGAACAGGGGGCTAAATAGTTGAGTTGATTTTGGGGACAATATTTAACTAGGTAATTTTCTATTCATTGTTAGTTAGCTGGTTGAGGTTATAGGCTGGACATCCATGTCCAATGAACTATAGTCAAACTTTAGTAGTAACCCATTTCTAATATGAAAACTGTGGGTGATGATGAGTTTGTTTCCAAATCTGTGTAAAGTTATCAAGTTTTTTTAAGTGAGGAGACAATATAACTGATAGAGTCAGCTGGTAGGGATCTCAGCTACTGacctccccaggcctggggcagCAGAGATCAAGGAGTGAGCAAGCATCAGAATATGAAGCCCAAGTTAAAAATAGGAGATTagaaagcagaaaacagaaaGTCTCTATGTCAGGGAGACATTTGTCACTAGGTTTCTGCACCTGTGAAAGCCTACATCAAGTCAGCTGAAGGAAATGTCTGTCATAAGATGCGCATGGAAAGAGGTCATGCCAGGGGGTTCTATCCATCTGATATTATTGAGTGGACATGTGAGGACCACAGTTCAAAGAGAGGGAAACATACGTGACGTAGCCACAAATTGGTTTCCATGATCTGGTTTACTTCAtcctgggaaaaagaaaacatatttttagcttCACATGTACTTGCTAATAGAGCTAGATCTTATAGCAAGAATCACAACTAAAGAGAGATGAATCTGAGTGATTCTTGCTAATGAAGGAAAGCAAGAAGACtaaaaaagcaatatttaaaaaaacatttattgggctgggattgtggcttagccctagagtgcttgcctagcacgtgcaaggccctgggtttgatcctcagcaccaaataaaaataagtaaaataaaggtattgtgtccaattacaactaaaaaataaatatcaaaaccaaacaacaacaacaacaacatttattTAGCATGCAGCCAGAAATGCAATATTTCCACAACTGGTCCCAACGCTGTGGTCTTTAAAGGAAATGCAGCTTTAATCGGTCTATGCTGATTTAGGTCTCACCTTCTGTCTGAAGTCTTTCTGCTCACCATAACCCATAAAGTTTTCTGACtccattaaaggaaaaaaagaagaagaggataGAGAGTCTTGGAAAATAGGGAGAGAAAGCATTGCAGAGGATACAGATAcccaaacccaggtccttgcttTCACCTCAGCATCTACCAAAAAATCAGCCTCAGCTCACCATGGAGTTTCCCAGCTGGAATCTGCTACCCACCTACTACATATTCCTTTTCCCTACCCAAGCCACCCCTTCAATCACTcatgaaacaaatttttattgagtaACTATTATGTGCTATGTAAATACTGGGAATAGAGAAGTAACATGGGAAAATGTCCTGATTCCATGTGTCTTAGCTGGGAGTTggggaaatataaaatttacacacacacacacacacacacacacacacacatatatatatatatatatatatatatatatatatatatatatgatggccAAAGAAGCCTTCCCTGAGGAAGTAATGTCTAAGCAGATTCTTAAATGAGGCTATTTGGAGAGAAAGCATTCCAGGTCAATATCCTCAGTATAATGAGTTTCTAAGTGGCTACCAACTCTCAGTGTGAAAGTTACCAAAGATTCATCTGGAATCACGGGTAATTTTATATCACAGTAGTCCAAGGACTGTTGACAGTGGCCAGCAGTTGATTCCCAAGACTTGCTCAGCCAACCCAGCTTCCCAAGGCACCTAAGAACCCTCTAGACTAAATGAACTCCACTGAGGCTCAGGGCGCTGCACTGAGGCTCAGACACCCTTCTGCCCTGGTTCCCCGGGCCACTCTGCACTCTGcagttttctcctcttttatttcATGCTCTCTACTTCCTTTCCTAGAGAGGCAAGTTTCCTCCTTCAAATGGGTTGTCAAGCCATGATAAGTCCAAAGGTTTAAAAAGATCAGCAAAAACAGTTACATTCATGGTTTCCTATTGATCCCAGAAAACACAGAACTAGCCAGGCGGTGGCCAGCATTGTTTCACAGTGACCCAAGCCTAAAGTCAATGCATTCTGATCATCTAGGGGTCACTTTGCAATCTGCAGAGGTGAGCAGGAGTCATGTCAATAAATCCATGAGATGTCAGTCAAGAAAAGACAAGCTCTGCAGTCTCCGTTTCAGGAAGTTCTTAGAGGTAACTGGCATAAACTTCAACCATCTTTCAAAGCCTGCTTCCTCTCTGAACTAGTGTTCTACCCTGTGTCCTGGGAGCTAAAATCAATTGATAATACCCGTCTAGCAGTAGCCCTTTCTCCCCTGCTACACTTCCTCAGTATGG
This portion of the Urocitellus parryii isolate mUroPar1 chromosome 14, mUroPar1.hap1, whole genome shotgun sequence genome encodes:
- the Chrna6 gene encoding neuronal acetylcholine receptor subunit alpha-6 isoform X2, which encodes MLSSKGQGFLHLGLCLWLCVFIPSFKGCAGCASEERLFHKLFSNYNRFIRPVENVSDPVTVYFEVAITQLANVIWNDYKLRWDPMEYDGIETIRVPADKIWKPDIVLYNNAVGDFQIEGKTKALLKYDGMITWTPPAIFKSSCPMDITFFPFDHQNCSLKFGSWTYDKAEIDLLIVGSKVDMNDFWENSEWEIVDASGYKHDIKYNCCEEIYTDITYSFYIRRLPMFYTINLIIPCLFISFLTVLVFYLPSDCGEKVTLCISVLLSLTVFLLVITETIPSTSLVIPLVGEYLLFTMIFVTLSIVVTVFVLNIHYRTPTTHTMPKWVKTIFLQLFPQILMMRRPLDKMKEKSSKQNPEGLSGKPVKVRFANSREPKLLKECCHCHKSSGAATSKRRLSHQPSQWATENLEHSPEVEDVIDSVQFIAENMKSHNETKEVEDDWKYVAMVVDRIFLWIFIIVCVFGTAGLFLQPLFVNTGKS
- the Chrna6 gene encoding neuronal acetylcholine receptor subunit alpha-6 isoform X3, whose product is METNLWLRHIWNDYKLRWDPMEYDGIETIRVPADKIWKPDIVLYNNAVGDFQIEGKTKALLKYDGMITWTPPAIFKSSCPMDITFFPFDHQNCSLKFGSWTYDKAEIDLLIVGSKVDMNDFWENSEWEIVDASGYKHDIKYNCCEEIYTDITYSFYIRRLPMFYTINLIIPCLFISFLTVLVFYLPSDCGEKVTLCISVLLSLTVFLLVITETIPSTSLVIPLVGEYLLFTMIFVTLSIVVTVFVLNIHYRTPTTHTMPKWVKTIFLQLFPQILMMRRPLDKMKEKSSKQNPEGLSGKPVKVRFANSREPKLLKECCHCHKSSGAATSKRRLSHQPSQWATENLEHSPEVEDVIDSVQFIAENMKSHNETKEVEDDWKYVAMVVDRIFLWIFIIVCVFGTAGLFLQPLFVNTGKS
- the Chrna6 gene encoding neuronal acetylcholine receptor subunit alpha-6 isoform X1, with translation MLSSKGQGFLHLGLCLWLCVFIPSFKGCAGCASEERLFHKLFSNYNRFIRPVENVSDPVTVYFEVAITQLANVDEVNQIMETNLWLRHIWNDYKLRWDPMEYDGIETIRVPADKIWKPDIVLYNNAVGDFQIEGKTKALLKYDGMITWTPPAIFKSSCPMDITFFPFDHQNCSLKFGSWTYDKAEIDLLIVGSKVDMNDFWENSEWEIVDASGYKHDIKYNCCEEIYTDITYSFYIRRLPMFYTINLIIPCLFISFLTVLVFYLPSDCGEKVTLCISVLLSLTVFLLVITETIPSTSLVIPLVGEYLLFTMIFVTLSIVVTVFVLNIHYRTPTTHTMPKWVKTIFLQLFPQILMMRRPLDKMKEKSSKQNPEGLSGKPVKVRFANSREPKLLKECCHCHKSSGAATSKRRLSHQPSQWATENLEHSPEVEDVIDSVQFIAENMKSHNETKEVEDDWKYVAMVVDRIFLWIFIIVCVFGTAGLFLQPLFVNTGKS